CCCCCAGCGGGTGGGCCGGCCGTCGTAGCCGATGATGCGAAGGCCGTCGTCGACGATCGCGTCGACCACCGCGGCCACCGTTTCGCCGATCGCCTCCCGCTCGCGCGCGTCGGCCAGATGCATCGTGTACACGAAGAGGCCGAACATGGCCGCGTCCACCTGATCCGAGCTGACGTTGCCGCGCCAGCGGCGCCTGCCGTCCGGGCTCTCCCGCCATGTGCCGTCGTCGAGCCAGGGCTCGTCGATCGGCGCCGACGCCCGCGCCAGCAGACCGTCGCGACCGGTCACCGCGACGAGATGCCTGAGCGCGGCGGCGGCCGTCCGCGCACGCCGCGCGGCCTCCGGATCGCCGGTGGCGAGCTGGCGCCATGTCTGGGCCGCGCAGTAGAGGCCGGTCATGTACGCCGTGTCGGACATGTTCCAGGTGACGTAGGGGTGCTCCGCGGTCGGCAGCCTGCGGCGCACCCGCACCTGGCCGTCCGCGGCCAGGAAGCGCTCGGCCAGGTCGACGTCGAACAGGGCCGCCTTCGCCGCGAGCGAGAGGTCGTCGGCCGCGCGCCCGGGAGCGGCGCCGATGCCGGCCAGGACAGCGGCCGCAACCGCGCCGGCCGCGGCGCTTCGCCGCAGGCTGACGCCGCCGTGCCCTGCCGGTTCGCAGCCGCGCCGCCGCGCGGGCCGGCGTGTCTCGCGCGCACGCGCCGGTGCAGGGATCATCGCGCGCCCCGCGCGTCGAACAGCGGCTCGGCGACGGTCATCCCGGCGCGGTGAGCCTCGACCGCGGCCAGCAGATCGGCCACCACGTCGGGACGCTCCGGCGCCAGGTCGTACTTCTCTCCCGGATCGTCGCCGAGATGGAAGAGCAGCGGCGGATCGTGCGTGGCGCGCGCGGAGCCCAGGCCGTAGCGCCCCTCGGTCACCAGGTGCACCTTGTACGGCCCCCGGCGGTAGGCGTAGAGCTCTCCCATGCGGTAGAACGCCATCCAGTCGCGCGGGCTCGAACCCCGCCCGAGGAGCACCGGCGAGAGGTCGACTCCGTCCAGAGGCCGATCGTCCGGCACCGTCCCCCCGGCGAGCGGAACGACGGTGGTGAAAAGGTCCGTGGTGGCGCCGATGTCCCTGATCACCCCCGGCGGGATGGTCCCCGGCCACCAGAAGATGCCCGGTACGCGCATGCCGCCCTCCCACGTGGTCCCCTTGCCCTGGCGCAGCATCCCGGCGCTCCCCCCGTGCTGCCGGTAGGACAGCCACGGCCCGTTGTCGCTGGAGAAGACGACCAGCGTGCGCTCGGCGAGCCCCTCTTCCCGCAACGTGTCGAGGATGCGGCCGACGCCCCAGTCGATCTCCTCGATCACGTCGCCGTAGCGCCCCGCGCGGCTCCGGCCGGCGAACGCCTCGGAGCGGAACAGGGGAACGTGCGGCATGGTGTGGGGTACATAGAGGAAGAACGGCCGGTCACGGTGCTCCCGGATGAACCGCACCGCCTCCTCCGCGTACCGGCGCGTGATCGTGGTCTGGTCGGCCGGCCGCTCCAGCACCTCGTCGTTGCGCATGAGCGGCACGTGCCAGTATTCGATCGATGGATCGAGAATCGCGGCGCGGCGCGCGTCACGACCGGGCGGCACCCGCCAGTCCATGTCGTTCGAATACGGGATCCCGAACCACGAATCGAAACCGTGCCGCAGCGGGCGATACGCCGGCTGGTGGCCGAGGTGCCATTTTCCGACGATGCCGGTCGCGTAGCCGACCTCCTTCAACGCCTCGGCCAGGGTGATCTCGGCGGCCGGCAGACCGTGGTGCGAGTCCTGGAAGAACACCCCCTGGCGCCGGCCGAACATCCCGCTCCGCAGGTGTATGCGCCCGGTCAGCAGGGCCGCCCGGCTCGGCGAGCAGACCGGGGCCTGCGAGTAGAAGCTGGTCCAGCGCTGGCCCTCGGCGGCCATGCGGTCGAGGTGGGGCGTGCGGATCGTCGGGTGCCCGTAGGCGCCGAGGTCGCCGTACCCGAGGTCGTCGGCGAAGATGATGACGATGTTGGGCGGTGGGCTCTGCGCGGCGAGCCGCTCGGGCGGACCGAGCGCCGCGGCGGCAACCCCCGCCGCGGCCCCGAGCGCCGCCAGGCGCCTCGTGGCGAAGGCACTCGAGCGCCGCGCCCGCCGCTGCGTGACCGAGCGACGATGCCGTCCCGCCGGTACCGACGTGGTGTCACTGCATGGCATACCGGTCATCCTCGATGTCAGGCCGGCCCACGCGAGCGCCGGCGCGAACCGCCGCCGGCGCCGTGACCGGCGGCCGATCCGATTGTAGCCGCAGCGCCGCGGCGGGCTTCCGGCCACCGGCCTTGTCGCAGCGGTCACACCACGCGGCGTTCCGTGCACCAATCGGAAAACACGCGACTGCGACCTTTGAACTTTCTCTTCTTTCATACGTATGATTGAAACAGTTGTTTAAGGACAGGAGATCCAGCCAGATGGCAATGGACACCCGGGAGCGCATTCTCGACGTCGCCGAGCGGCTGTTCGGCGAGCGCGGGTTCCCGGCGACCCCGCTGCGCGACATCACCACGGAGGCCGGGGTCAACGTCGCGTCGGTGAACTACCACTTCGGCTCGAAGGAAGCGCTGCTGGCGGAGGTGCTCGAGAGGCGTCTGAAGCCCATCAACGCACGCCGCCTGGAGCTGCTCGACGCCGTGGAGGCGCAGGCCGGGGACGGACCTCCGGAGCTCGAAGCCGTCATCCGGGCGTTCCTGTCGCCCCCGTTCCACAGCCAGCGCGCGTGGGGCGACAAGGGCCGGAACTTCCTGCGGCTGGTGGGCCGGATCCACGGCGAGACCAACGAGGAGTTCCGCGCGACCTTCGTCAAGCAGTTCGACGCGGTGCTGGAGCGGTTCACGGCCGCTCTTCACCGCGCGCGGCCGGAACTCGATGAAGCGGATCTGAGCTGGCGGATGCTGTTCATGGTCGGGTCGATGGCGTTCACGATGTCCTGGGGGCCCGAGCTCCGGGCGCGCGGGCGGGGCGGAGGGCGCGATCCGGAAGATGTGCTGGAGTCGCTCGTGCTGTACGCCGCCGCCGGAATGGCGGCGCCGGCGCCGCTCGGCGTGCCGGCCGTGGCGGCCACCGCACGATGAAGGTGCTGACGTGCAGTTGTTGAGACCAACCTCGTTGATGCGTGGATTCCGGGCCGTGGCGCTCGCCGCCGTCGCGGCGCTGGGCGCCGGCTGCGTGACCGCTCTGCCGGTCGAGCGGCCCGAGATACGGGTCCCGGTACCGGTGGAATGGACGGCCGCCGAAGTGCCGGCCGGCGAAGTGGGTCCGGACTGGTGGACGGACTTCGGCGACGACGAGCTGAACGCTGCGATCGAGACCGTGCTGGAGCGCAACCTCGATCTGCGGGCGGCCGCCGCTCGTCTCGAACAGGCCGCCGCCGACGCGCGGATCGCATCCAGCGCGTTGCAGCCCACGGTGCAGGGCTCGTACAGCGGCAGCCGCCGCAAGCAGAACTTCGTGGGCTTTCCGATTCCCGGCGCCGAGGACCGCGTCCTGAGCACGGTGTTCACCAACCAGGGCATCTCGCTGGACACGACGTGGGAGGTCGACCTCTGGGGCAGGCTGCGCACCACCGAGCAGGCCGCCCTGGCCGACCTGCAGCGGTCGGCGGCCGACCTGCGGGGCGCCCAACTGTCCATCGCAGGCCAGACCGCCAAGGCCTGGTTCGCCATTGCGGAGGCTCAGCAGCAGGTACTCCTGTCGGAGGCGACCGTCGAGAGCTTCGGAGAATCCGTGGCGCGCGTGCGGGATCGGTTCGAGTCGGGGGTACGCCCGGCGCTCGACCTCCGTCAGGCGATGCTGAACCTGTCCAACGCCCGCGCCGATCTCGCCCAGCGGCGGCAGCAGCTCGACGCGTCGACCCGCCAGCTCGAGGTGTTGCTGGCGCAGTACGCGGGCGCCGACATCGCCCCGCCGGCGGACCTGCCGGAAATGGCGTCCGCCGTGCCGGGCGGAATCCCGGCCGACCTGGTGGCCCGCAGACCGGACCTCGTCGCGGCGGAGCGGCAGGTGGCGGCTTCCGAGGCACGGCTGCGCGTGGCGCGGCGGGATCTGCTTCCGAGCTTCAGCCTGACCGTGAACACCGGCACCTCGACGAATACCCTCCGCACGCTGCTCAACGGCGACTTCGCCGTCTGGGGACTCGTCGGCAACGTCCTTGCTCCGCTCTGGCAGGGAGGACGGCTGCGCGCCCAGGTGAGCCGCGCCGAGGCGCTCGT
The window above is part of the Acidobacteriota bacterium genome. Proteins encoded here:
- a CDS encoding sulfatase — protein: MPCSDTTSVPAGRHRRSVTQRRARRSSAFATRRLAALGAAAGVAAAALGPPERLAAQSPPPNIVIIFADDLGYGDLGAYGHPTIRTPHLDRMAAEGQRWTSFYSQAPVCSPSRAALLTGRIHLRSGMFGRRQGVFFQDSHHGLPAAEITLAEALKEVGYATGIVGKWHLGHQPAYRPLRHGFDSWFGIPYSNDMDWRVPPGRDARRAAILDPSIEYWHVPLMRNDEVLERPADQTTITRRYAEEAVRFIREHRDRPFFLYVPHTMPHVPLFRSEAFAGRSRAGRYGDVIEEIDWGVGRILDTLREEGLAERTLVVFSSDNGPWLSYRQHGGSAGMLRQGKGTTWEGGMRVPGIFWWPGTIPPGVIRDIGATTDLFTTVVPLAGGTVPDDRPLDGVDLSPVLLGRGSSPRDWMAFYRMGELYAYRRGPYKVHLVTEGRYGLGSARATHDPPLLFHLGDDPGEKYDLAPERPDVVADLLAAVEAHRAGMTVAEPLFDARGAR
- a CDS encoding TetR/AcrR family transcriptional regulator produces the protein MAMDTRERILDVAERLFGERGFPATPLRDITTEAGVNVASVNYHFGSKEALLAEVLERRLKPINARRLELLDAVEAQAGDGPPELEAVIRAFLSPPFHSQRAWGDKGRNFLRLVGRIHGETNEEFRATFVKQFDAVLERFTAALHRARPELDEADLSWRMLFMVGSMAFTMSWGPELRARGRGGGRDPEDVLESLVLYAAAGMAAPAPLGVPAVAATAR
- a CDS encoding efflux transporter outer membrane subunit codes for the protein MCWSRSCCTPPPEWRRRRRSACRPWRPPHDEGADVQLLRPTSLMRGFRAVALAAVAALGAGCVTALPVERPEIRVPVPVEWTAAEVPAGEVGPDWWTDFGDDELNAAIETVLERNLDLRAAAARLEQAAADARIASSALQPTVQGSYSGSRRKQNFVGFPIPGAEDRVLSTVFTNQGISLDTTWEVDLWGRLRTTEQAALADLQRSAADLRGAQLSIAGQTAKAWFAIAEAQQQVLLSEATVESFGESVARVRDRFESGVRPALDLRQAMLNLSNARADLAQRRQQLDASTRQLEVLLAQYAGADIAPPADLPEMASAVPGGIPADLVARRPDLVAAERQVAASEARLRVARRDLLPSFSLTVNTGTSTNTLRTLLNGDFAVWGLVGNVLAPLWQGGRLRAQVSRAEALVAEVLASYVNTALAAYAEVETALAAEEYLADRVVYLMTSVEQARAAERLADERYRTGLDTYITVLDSQRSAFQAESQLIAARRLRLENRVDLYLALGGGFEQLDSPIAMTN